The sequence below is a genomic window from Labrys wisconsinensis.
CAAGGGCGTCGCCTACGGGTTCGATGCCGACATGCTGCGGGACGCGCTCTCCGATCTTCTCGCCCGGATGGGACAGTCACAGCCCGAGGAGACGGCGGAGGACGAGGCGCCGATACCCGACGGACCGGTCCTGAACGACGAGGACGAGGCGACGCCGATCGAGGCCTGGAACGGAAAGCAGCGCCCCCTCCTGGCGGCGACTGCCGAACATCGCCCGGTCATCGCCTCGGACAAGCGGCGGCCGGCACTCCTCGTGGTCGCGACCGGGAGTTACCAGGCCCTCTGGCAATTCTGCCTCGAAAGCCAGCGGGCCTATGCCCTGAGATTCGGCATCGAATATGTCATCAGGACGCAGGAGCGGCCACCCTACAATGGAAAATGGACAAAGATCGTCCATGCGATCTTCCTGCTCGCCGCCGGCCGCAACGTGATGATGGTCGATGCCGACGCGGAGATCACCCGGCGGGCCCCGCACTTCGGAACTCTGCTCAACGCCCATCCCGACCGGGACATATTCTACGCGACCGGCATTTCCGGGCGGCCGAATTCGGGCGTCATGCTGCTGCGGGGCGGCAAGGACAGCGCCGCACTCGCCCTTCTCCGCCTGTGCCTGGATCGACGCGCCACATCGGTGCCGCTGGAAGACTTTGTCACCGAGGACGGCGAGAACGGCCACATCATTCACTTTCTGAAGCACGAGCAATTCCGCGAGCGCGCGCAGGAGATCGACCCGGCCTGGAACAGCACCTTGCCGCAAGACTTTGCACGGGCCTATGTCCGCCATTACACTAACAGACTGCGCTCCAGCCTCTGGCGCGGCGACACGATGCGGCAGCTGTCACGCCGGTTCGCCCCCCGATCCGAGGACGAGTTCCGCAGCCGCTCGGCGGCGATCGGCCACCAGGCCGGACGCGCGGCATTCTTGGCAGACATCAACACCGATCCGGAGCGATTCTCGCGATTCACGCAAACGGTGCGCATGCTCTATCGCCTGCGACGCCTGTCGCCTCCGCTTCCCGCTCGGGATGATCCCGAGGCTTGGCTGCTACGGTACGAGTTCGCCGCGGGACTGCTCGATGCAGCGACCTGCGAGGTCGTCACAAGGATCATGCGTCCGGGCATGACCATCGTCGATACCAGCGCCGCGCCGGGGCACATCATGCGCACGGCCCTCAACGCCGCCGGCCTTGCGGGTCGCTTCATCGCCCTGGACTCGCCCGCTGCGGTCGTCACCCTGCGCGCGAACGTGGGACGGGTGCCCCGCACGCTGGTGGCCCAACTGACCGGTCCCGATGCGCGGACGATCGACGGAATCTGCAAGGCATCCAGGATCAAGACCGTCGACCTCATCCGCATCCAGGCCGAAGGTCACGAGGCGAAGGTCCTGCAGGGCGCGTCCGATGTCATCGCCGCCGCCTCCGGCATCGTGGTGATTGCCAAAATCGACCCGGCCAAGACGCGGGCGCTCGGCCTTCAACCGGAGCAGATCATCGAGGCCGCCTTCGACCTCGGCTTGATCGCACGCCGCATCAATCCAGATTTCAGCCTGGCACCAGCCGGGCTTTGTGATCCTGAGCTTGCGAGCGACTATTTAGTGACAAGGGCCACATGTTGGCCGAACTTGGAGCGCGCTTTGCTCTTTCGCCGGACCGGCTCGCCAACACTGGGAAGAGAAACGCGCTCTCGCCTTCAGCGATCGCCAGCGTCGTTTACGGAAGCACCTTTGGCAACTGCTACTTCTAGGTTCACTCCTACCGCCGATCGCGGCGCCCTGATCGAGCACTCCACATCTGCTAATGCAACAGAAAATTCCAAAAATAAGGCAATGAATACTTCATCTTCGTCACGAGGTGTCTGCTGATATTAATTTAAGCCTCACGAGTTCAATGTCACATAGATTCGGGCACAGAATTTATTGTATAGACTTTGCTCCAACATCACTCTATAAAAACTTCAGCAAAGAAGAATTGATTACTACCAGTTCTTACTCCACACCCAAAAAGCACCGATGGCGACAGAGCTTCTGCAACTCCCATTAGTATTTATAGTATTACCAATGATAGAACGGCTGAAGTATGAACGCTTCAGATTGAAGCATATCCCGCGTTGACGAGATAGTTTGCGCATTCGTTTGGAGGAAGGGCCTCGAGGATAATGCCGATGCGCCGCCATATGTCTTCGAGCTTCCGCTCGGCGGCGGCGCGCAGGAGATGCGTGAGCTTGGCGAAGACCTGCTCGATCGGGTTCAGATCGGGGCTGTAAGGCGGGAGGAAGAGTAACTTCGTCCCGGCGGCCCGAATGGCCCGGCGCACCCTCCGGCCCTTATGGCTGCCGAGATTGTCGAGGATGACGACGTCGCCCGGACGCAAGGTCGGCACGAGCAGCGTCTCGACATAGGCGGCGAAGCTCGCGCCGCTGATCGGTCCGCCGAAGACGCAAGGCGCGTCGATCCGG
It includes:
- a CDS encoding IS630 family transposase, whose protein sequence is MESNSPRAGIKTNMAPLRGWNLRGAGLPAKVPHGRWKTFTFLAALRCDRIDAPCVFGGPISGASFAAYVETLLVPTLRPGDVVILDNLGSHKGRRVRRAIRAAGTKLLFLPPYSPDLNPIEQVFAKLTHLLRAAAERKLEDIWRRIGIILEALPPNECANYLVNAGYASI
- a CDS encoding glycosyltransferase 61 family protein; this encodes MAGSTIPDPLIPRLEQLRADGVDQFYADAAPHKVIVFPEVEVPRPKPILATYGLKKGFAHKHNRLEGTIPASGYYYFKSHYVSRSGTVLDEKRRIQYAPDMISSYWMWYLSKIIVSDVFGRVPSDNIQLEPSSIGSFLKGEAAVNRKIDDSALIVNLVKPGTVVYGHWLLDVFPCIWHFMRCREAREGMGPVKYMITANAPPWAIAYLEMAFGITRDDLILFDDAVDIIKIKRMVVPSLLRVSPLISPRMNGFVDHLLATVRPLSKRDDLPRRVFISRERYATEANKLLVDSEQTQAVFEEMGCTTIRPEEMSWPDQLALFSNAELVAGEFGSGVHNALFGGPEQVPVALLHMKHNWNQSAIAALRGQRLAYIAPTSQRWTGLGKGVAYGFDADMLRDALSDLLARMGQSQPEETAEDEAPIPDGPVLNDEDEATPIEAWNGKQRPLLAATAEHRPVIASDKRRPALLVVATGSYQALWQFCLESQRAYALRFGIEYVIRTQERPPYNGKWTKIVHAIFLLAAGRNVMMVDADAEITRRAPHFGTLLNAHPDRDIFYATGISGRPNSGVMLLRGGKDSAALALLRLCLDRRATSVPLEDFVTEDGENGHIIHFLKHEQFRERAQEIDPAWNSTLPQDFARAYVRHYTNRLRSSLWRGDTMRQLSRRFAPRSEDEFRSRSAAIGHQAGRAAFLADINTDPERFSRFTQTVRMLYRLRRLSPPLPARDDPEAWLLRYEFAAGLLDAATCEVVTRIMRPGMTIVDTSAAPGHIMRTALNAAGLAGRFIALDSPAAVVTLRANVGRVPRTLVAQLTGPDARTIDGICKASRIKTVDLIRIQAEGHEAKVLQGASDVIAAASGIVVIAKIDPAKTRALGLQPEQIIEAAFDLGLIARRINPDFSLAPAGLCDPELASDYLVTRATCWPNLERALLFRRTGSPTLGRETRSRLQRSPASFTEAPLATATSRFTPTADRGALIEHSTSANATENSKNKAMNTSSSSRGVC